One genomic window of Mycteria americana isolate JAX WOST 10 ecotype Jacksonville Zoo and Gardens chromosome Z, USCA_MyAme_1.0, whole genome shotgun sequence includes the following:
- the LOC142402696 gene encoding uncharacterized protein LOC142402696 isoform X3, translating to MLHFKRHRRASFVSARREEARRHCGDRAEAPAPPSQPAGPGRTPARENCLRLRGAEDCSQTPPPPGGKLGIGSGSEWRRAAVLPPHLPVSPGRAPTRPPRPPRPRRTARLAEPGYGPEATNGPPQPPPADAPQGERRTEAAKKLRGTEEKEKTACGREPPGLTCRCGATAGTSRRPAPRRQPLNNGSAAPRHRAAVPHARPHARSRSPFPPPAPFPPRFAPPLARGGRDVSERGRGAELPVTRRPVPGSRARGARAAGGGREGRRRSVRGGGCPPLPAQPPPSARRSSPPSAVPGPPPPLGETLPAGFSPQAGGSEARR from the coding sequence ATGTTGCACTTTAAGCGCCACCGCCGGGCCAGCTTCGTCAGCGCCCGCCGAGAGGAGGCGAGGCGCCACTGCGGGGATCGGGCGGAGGCACCCGCGCCCCCCTCAcagcccgccgggccgggccggaccccAGCCAGGGAGAACTGCTTACGGCTGCGGGGCGCGGAAGACTGCAGCCAgacgcccccgccgccggggggaAAGCTTGGGATCGGCTCGGGAAGCGAGTGGCGCAGGGCTGCCGTCCTCCCCCCCCATCTCCCAGTCAGCCCTGGCCGAGCGCCCacccgcccgccccggcctccccgcccgcGGCGCACGGCCCGGCTTGCCGAGCCCGGCTACGGCCCGGAGGCGACGAACGGGCcaccgcagcccccgccggcggACGCCCCTCAGGGAGAAAGGCGCACAGAGGCGGCGAAGAAGCTGAGGGGGACCgaagagaaggagaagacagCCTGCGGCCGCGAGCCTCCCGGCCTTACCTGCCGCTGCGGCGCTACCGCCGGCACCTCacggcgccccgcgccccgccgacAGCCCCTAAATAAcggctccgccgcgccgcgccaTCGCGCCGCCGTCCCGCACGCGCGGCCCCACGCCCGGTCAcgctccccctttcccccccccgcGCCCTTCCCTCCTCGCTTCGCGCCGCCATTGGCGCGCGGGGGGCGTGACGTCTCCgaaagggggcggggggcggaGCTTCCCGTAACGCGCCGGCCGGTGCCAGGATCCCGGGCGCGAGGGGCGCgcgcggccggcggggggcgggaaGGGCGGCGGCGGTCTGTGAGGGGAGGCGggtgcccccctctccccgcccaaCCGCCGCCATCTGCCCGGCGCTCCTCCCCTCCCTCGGCGGTGCCtgggcccccccctcccctcggAGAAACGCTCCCCGCAGGGTTTTCCCCTCAAG
- the LOC142402696 gene encoding uncharacterized protein LOC142402696 isoform X1, translated as MLHFKRHRRASFVSARREEARRHCGDRAEAPAPPSQPAGPGRTPARENCLRLRGAEDCSQTPPPPGGKLGIGSGSEWRRAAVLPPHLPVSPGRAPTRPPRPPRPRRTARLAEPGYGPEATNGPPQPPPADAPQGERRTEAAKKLRGTEEKEKTACGREPPGLTCRCGATAGTSRRPAPRRQPLNNGSAAPRHRAAVPHARPHARSRSPFPPPAPFPPRFAPPLARGGRDVSERGRGAELPVTRRPVPGSRARGARAAGGGREGRRRSVRGGGCPPLPAQPPPSARRSSPPSAVPGPPPPLGETLPAGFSPQGHFFEFLPMIVLAYFCKVSKDLR; from the coding sequence ATGTTGCACTTTAAGCGCCACCGCCGGGCCAGCTTCGTCAGCGCCCGCCGAGAGGAGGCGAGGCGCCACTGCGGGGATCGGGCGGAGGCACCCGCGCCCCCCTCAcagcccgccgggccgggccggaccccAGCCAGGGAGAACTGCTTACGGCTGCGGGGCGCGGAAGACTGCAGCCAgacgcccccgccgccggggggaAAGCTTGGGATCGGCTCGGGAAGCGAGTGGCGCAGGGCTGCCGTCCTCCCCCCCCATCTCCCAGTCAGCCCTGGCCGAGCGCCCacccgcccgccccggcctccccgcccgcGGCGCACGGCCCGGCTTGCCGAGCCCGGCTACGGCCCGGAGGCGACGAACGGGCcaccgcagcccccgccggcggACGCCCCTCAGGGAGAAAGGCGCACAGAGGCGGCGAAGAAGCTGAGGGGGACCgaagagaaggagaagacagCCTGCGGCCGCGAGCCTCCCGGCCTTACCTGCCGCTGCGGCGCTACCGCCGGCACCTCacggcgccccgcgccccgccgacAGCCCCTAAATAAcggctccgccgcgccgcgccaTCGCGCCGCCGTCCCGCACGCGCGGCCCCACGCCCGGTCAcgctccccctttcccccccccgcGCCCTTCCCTCCTCGCTTCGCGCCGCCATTGGCGCGCGGGGGGCGTGACGTCTCCgaaagggggcggggggcggaGCTTCCCGTAACGCGCCGGCCGGTGCCAGGATCCCGGGCGCGAGGGGCGCgcgcggccggcggggggcgggaaGGGCGGCGGCGGTCTGTGAGGGGAGGCGggtgcccccctctccccgcccaaCCGCCGCCATCTGCCCGGCGCTCCTCCCCTCCCTCGGCGGTGCCtgggcccccccctcccctcggAGAAACGCTCCCCGCAGGGTTTTCCCCTCAAG
- the LOC142402696 gene encoding uncharacterized protein LOC142402696 isoform X2, translating to MLHFKRHRRASFVSARREEARRHCGDRAEAPAPPSQPAGPGRTPARENCLRLRGAEDCSQTPPPPGGKLGIGSGSEWRRAAVLPPHLPVSPGRAPTRPPRPPRPRRTARLAEPGYGPEATNGPPQPPPADAPQGERRTEAAKKLRGTEEKEKTACGREPPGLTCRCGATAGTSRRPAPRRQPLNNGSAAPRHRAAVPHARPHARSRSPFPPPAPFPPRFAPPLARGGRDVSERGRGAELPVTRRPVPGSRARGARAAGGGREGRRRSVRGGGCPPLPAQPPPSARRSSPPSAVPGPPPPLGETLPAGFSPQDRNQYSEIPLDFQEESYQQ from the coding sequence ATGTTGCACTTTAAGCGCCACCGCCGGGCCAGCTTCGTCAGCGCCCGCCGAGAGGAGGCGAGGCGCCACTGCGGGGATCGGGCGGAGGCACCCGCGCCCCCCTCAcagcccgccgggccgggccggaccccAGCCAGGGAGAACTGCTTACGGCTGCGGGGCGCGGAAGACTGCAGCCAgacgcccccgccgccggggggaAAGCTTGGGATCGGCTCGGGAAGCGAGTGGCGCAGGGCTGCCGTCCTCCCCCCCCATCTCCCAGTCAGCCCTGGCCGAGCGCCCacccgcccgccccggcctccccgcccgcGGCGCACGGCCCGGCTTGCCGAGCCCGGCTACGGCCCGGAGGCGACGAACGGGCcaccgcagcccccgccggcggACGCCCCTCAGGGAGAAAGGCGCACAGAGGCGGCGAAGAAGCTGAGGGGGACCgaagagaaggagaagacagCCTGCGGCCGCGAGCCTCCCGGCCTTACCTGCCGCTGCGGCGCTACCGCCGGCACCTCacggcgccccgcgccccgccgacAGCCCCTAAATAAcggctccgccgcgccgcgccaTCGCGCCGCCGTCCCGCACGCGCGGCCCCACGCCCGGTCAcgctccccctttcccccccccgcGCCCTTCCCTCCTCGCTTCGCGCCGCCATTGGCGCGCGGGGGGCGTGACGTCTCCgaaagggggcggggggcggaGCTTCCCGTAACGCGCCGGCCGGTGCCAGGATCCCGGGCGCGAGGGGCGCgcgcggccggcggggggcgggaaGGGCGGCGGCGGTCTGTGAGGGGAGGCGggtgcccccctctccccgcccaaCCGCCGCCATCTGCCCGGCGCTCCTCCCCTCCCTCGGCGGTGCCtgggcccccccctcccctcggAGAAACGCTCCCCGCAGGGTTTTCCCCTCAAG